The DNA sequence GCCTTGAATCTTCAATGATGCAATCAAAGATTAGgttgaaaaataaaagttgtAGGTTTCTCATTTAATGACTTTGCACACCTTCCAGTATGCATCTCTAATTTGCAAAGACATGATAATGGTTTTACACTGTACAGCAGTTTACTTGCAGATTGATACAGTGGAAAAAAGTGGTGACATGTTAACTGTGCTGTAAAGGAGGTGGCAAGgagcattttaattttatctgAAAATCTGTCAGGACAGTTCTGTCATCATAAACCTAGCTCCCTTCCTTTTTCATAGTACCACATTCAATGCAATGTGAAAACCTTCCAGTTGAAGAGGATTAATACTGACATTTGAATTTTTCCAATGTATAAGTAGTATCAGCTTTAATAACAGCCATACACGTCATCCTTTATGTTGCATGACATCTAGAACAAATTTAGAGAACCTTTGTTCTCCCAACTGCTCAACACACCCGTGGAGGGGGAAAAACAGGGATGAAAAATACTTAAGAGGGGCACAGACAGTGGTTAGAAGAAGGGCAAGAAGAAAGGCAGTGTTTCTTACACCATGGCTACTGCTTAGATTAATAGCAAGAGACCGGATAACTGGAACGGAAAATGGCTCCTTCAGCGACCTTTAGGGCGCACAGTGCCATCCCCGGGAATGAGCCTTAAAAATGGACAGGATCAAAATATTCATCAAGGAAGCAAGGAGCAGGCAGCTGACAGCCACTTGAGAGAGAAGCAATGTCTATGGTAAGACAATTCTGGGCTTTTTAGATCAGTTTGACCTCAATTTGCATCTCCTTATCATTCTATTCCTTTAATTAGATTACAGTGTCTTTCATGGCAAACTGTAGGTGTTACAGTCTGGCTTCTTTAAACACATTTGAAATGTTAATTAAAAATGCTAACAGCTATGCACAGTAATGAAAATGTATAGAACCATGAGATTGATGAAATTCAGCTGGAAGAAACATTTAATGTAGCGACAAAATCCCGAGCAACTGTCAAATACCTCTCCTCTGTCAACACTCACTTAACAAAAGCTTTAGATGATCTTTACTAGAGAAAAACTATTCTTAGCTGTTTAAAAATGACAGCAGAACAGCCTGATCCCCCTCTAATGGGAGATAAGTCTTCCAGCATCTCAATGGCCTGAAAGTTTAGTTTGATGATAAAAGCAACATAGTTATTTTTAGCACTCTACGGGCATAAAAATACAGCTCTAAACTGTGACCTACAGCTATGCACAGCCAAGCATCACATCATACGACAGCCTTAACTTTAGCTACAAGCACGTCTGGAGTTGCTTCAGACTATCATTATTCATCTCACTACCAACAATACATTTGGATGGATTTAGCAACAAGCATTTGAAATTGTTACCATCTTTTTTCAAATTGCTGCCATCGGCAGAACTCAATTCAAAGGTAGGAGATCTTAATGGACTTGGGAGAAAGTATTTGAGAGACCATGTTAGGTTAAATGGATTACTGCTTCTCTCCAGTACAGAGGATGAAAAAGAAccttaaaagcagaaaaacttAAACTGTCATATTCAGTACAGAAAGTCATTTTTTCTGGGCACAGTTtgagtaaatgaaaaaaaaaaaaaaaaaagaaaacaggaaaaagagaaaaaacccctTGTTTTCTTCCAGCAGTACCAAGAACCTGCAAACGGGATATGCTAGAATAAGAGACCTTCAAGCAAACTCACCTGAAACAACACTGTTAACAGACAACTGCTAAGGTaatttatgttattttattCTAATTTGCATGCTTGTGTGTGCATGATTTGTGACAAAGTGCAAATTAGAAGTCTATTCTACCAGATTTCTGTCTCCAGATTATGTGAACaataattataatatttaaaataaaaattgataCATAAGTTATAAAACCAGATCAAGCAGAGTTTTAGCACTTtcctaattaattaatttcatttttaaatatatgtgtAAGTTCAAATTTTTGAGGTTTGggggtttgtgttttgttggGATAGAGTGTTCTTATATAGCTGGGCTTTTTGTGAGGTTTGAGGGGTTTTGTGTTAACTTGCATGATGAGATTTAGGAGTTTCCTCgctgtttgttttttaactCATGTATACTATggataaaatatgaaatatttccaAGGTGACAGATATGTACTTTCAAATGCTGTGAATTCCACAGAGTATGCTAACTCAGAAAAGAGACAGGAAATATTGTAACATGAAAGACTTGACATATTTCATTATGGCCTGGTGATTTTGTACAGCAAACTATTCTAATGATTAATAAAGTTTCATTCAACCATTCAGTTCCTAAGAAAGAAGTCTACAGGTAAAAAGAACTAATCAGTTACATAGACaagcaaaatttttttttttcctctccccagcTTAAAAATGCCACTTTTTGGCTGGATGAAATGGTCAAAGACTGATTCCTACAAATCCACAAGATGTCCTGGATCAGAAGTAGTTACAAAAACCCTGCTGAGAGAGTTGAAATGGCACCTGAAAGAGCGTGAAAGATTAGTGCAAGAGATTGAAAACGAACAAAAAGTCCAGAAACCTGGCATGGATTACAACTGGCTCAAGAACTACCAAAACCCTCAAGCAACAATTCCAGCTACTGAGCAACGGCAGCTtgaagtgctgtgctctcaAATCCAGCCCTGCCAAACAGGAACTGTTCTCAGCAGGTAATTGTTTCGTATTTCCCTCACTCCGAGTTCCCTAGCACAACTAAGATGTTTCTCTACCTAATCAAAGTTTGTATTTGGCTCGGCTCTTCCTAAGTGGCAATGACCAACAACTGGAGAGTGTTTTTACAGTTGTTTTAGGAATTAAATCTTCACTTGAATATGTTGTACTTGAAGGAAGTTTgaaatcaggattttcctggtcTAATCCAAACAAAGGAAATCTCGTATGACCTTTCAATACTTCCCAT is a window from the Zonotrichia albicollis isolate bZonAlb1 chromosome 6, bZonAlb1.hap1, whole genome shotgun sequence genome containing:
- the RD3L gene encoding protein RD3-like, which codes for MPLFGWMKWSKTDSYKSTRCPGSEVVTKTLLRELKWHLKERERLVQEIENEQKVQKPGMDYNWLKNYQNPQATIPATEQRQLEVLCSQIQPCQTGTVLSRFREVLAENDVLPWEIVYIFKQVLKDFLTTIERENQAEQLVDAWNTNCPEHFGQRGDSSKDEIPTVSSYVDKNTQSMFPTFSHRIWNLPYYYPSS